GTCGCCGCCTACCCCCTCCAGTGACTTCAGAGAAAGCAGCCTCCCCATGAATCCGCTCGGCACCGGTGACCCGCTCCGGCTCGGCCCGTACCGCCTTCTGGGTGTGCTGGGCGAAGGCGGTATGGGCAAGGTGTACTTCGGCCAGGACAACTCCGGACGCACGGCAGCGGTGAAGGTTCTGAGACCCGAACTCGCCCACGATCAGAACCTCGCACTGCGCTTCGTCCGTGAGGCGCAGATGGCCCAAGCCGTCACCAGTACGGGTGTTGCCCGCGTCCTGGGCGCCCACACGGAGGGCGGACGGCCGTGGATCGCCACCGAGTTCCTCACCGGACCGACGCTCGACCAGGCCATCGACGCCCACGGGCCCTTCGACGACCCGACCGTACGAGCCCTGGCCGCCGCGATCGCCCGCACACTGGCGGACATCCACACGGCGGGGCTGGTCCACCGTGACCTCAAGCCCGCCAACATCGTCCTGACGTCGGACGGCCCGCGCGTCATCGACTTCGGCATCGCCCGCCCGGAACACGGCCTCACCCTCACCACCACCGGCGAGGTCCCCGTCACCCCCGGCTACGGCGCCCCCGAGCAGGTCATGGGCCACCGCGTCGGTCCACCCGCCGACGTGTTCTCCCTGGGGGCACTACTGGCGTACGCGGCAAGCGGACAGCGCGCCTACGACGGCGGCCATGTCGCCGCCGTGCAGTACGAAGTCGTCCACGGCGAACCCCGGCTGAGCCACCTGCCCGAACACCTGCGACAGCTCATCGCCCCCTGCCTCGCCAAGGACCCCGCCCTCAGACCCACTCCCGGCCAGATCGCAGCGGCCTTCGCACCGCCGAGAGGCGCGGAACGCATCTGGCGCCACGGCCCCCTGGCCGGCGACATCAAGCAGCGCGAGCGCACGGTGCACCAGCTGACAACGGTGGTGGCCGCGCACGGGGACCCTCGCCGAGTCTCACGGCGCCGCCTGATCACCGCTCTAGCCACCGGGGGTGCCGTGATCGCGGCCGGCGGTGGTTCAGCGGCATGGTGGCTGCGAGAGCGGGAAACAGGGCAGAAGCCGGGGCCCTTTGCCATTCCCCCTGCCGTCAGGACTCCTGATGCGCGCATTCTGTCCGCGGACAAGGGTGACTTCGTCATCGGCGAGGCACCCACTCCCCTGTGGGGGCCGATGCCGGTTCTCGCCAAGGACTCGCCCGCGCCCTTGCCGGTACGCGATGTGGTCGTCTTCGGGGCCAGGGCAGGCGGCCTCGCCGCTCACAGTGTCGTGGACGGAAAGCACCGCTGGACCGCGCCCGACGTCGATGCGGCAGCCCTGTACTGCTCGCTGTCGGACGCGCTGATCGCAGCCGTCGACACCAAGGGATCGCTGGTGACCTTCGTGGCCTCCACCGGTGAACCCAAGTGGTCCGCCCCGGCAGCCGAGGCAACCACTCTCCTCGCGGCTGACGACGAAGCGGTGTATGTCGTCACGAAGAGCGGCCGGCTGCGGAGCATCGGCCGCTCGGATGCCACTGTCCGCTGGACGGCCCGGATCTCCGGCGACCTCGGCCCAAAGGCGCGACCACGAGGCGCCGCGGCCCAAGGCGTGCTGGTGGTAGCCACATTGGCGGGCGATGTCATCGCCGTGGACACAGCCGACGGTCGCAAGAAGTGGGACCTCCCGTCCCAGTCCGCTGCCGACGGCCTCAGGGTTGTTCCGAAGATCTCGGGAAGCACGGTGTATCTCAACGGCAGAACCTGGACCGCGCGCCGAATCGCCGACGGCAAAGAGCTGTGGAAGAAGACCAGTACCGACGCATTTGACAACGTGAACGCCTGGGGTCCCTCAACGGTCCATGGGACGACTGTCTACGCCGCCCAGGGTTCGTACATCTCGGGCCTCAACGGCAAGGACGGAAGCGAGGCTTGGCACGGGGTGACGACAGGCAGCGTGTCGGTCGTCCTCCAGGGCAGCAGCGTGTGGGGCGTCGACAACCTCAACACCGGACTCGGCGGGGTGGTGGCCTTTGACGCGGACAGCAAGAAGCAGGTGTGGACGTATCCCCTGACCAGGCGTGCCCTGCACTGGATCACGGGAGACAGCAATCGCATCTTCGTCATGGACGGAGCCGCGCTGATCGCCCTGCCGGTGTTCTGAGCCGGCAGGGCGCAGGCCCTGCTCCGTATCGGGTACGCCGCCGATGAAAGGCGGGCAGCGCGGGTCACACAGCACCTGGGCCATCTTCCAACGCGAGTACCACCGCCGCCGAAGCACAGCCACGACACCCTCGCACCTCAACTCCTCTTGAAGTTGGGCCAGTTCACCTCGCCGACTTCAGGTGCTGCTGTCGGAAGGTTGGTGTCGTTCGTGCAACCCGCCTGTTCCGCGACCCGGTTCGCGAGCTGCAGAGCGATGTCGAGTCCGGTCTTCCGGGCTTCCTTCGCGGTCAGGCCGGCGGAGACCATGGGCCGCGACAGGACATCGATCATCACGTACTTGTCCTGCTTCATGTACGCCGGTGTGCCTGCCGGATAGTTGGGTCGGCACTCGAAGTACACGCGGCTCGTTGCCCGCAGGTAGTACGCGCGCGCACCGGCGTCGAACTCCGTCGCCTTGTCACCGGGGCGTGCATCGGCGCCCAGGGGGTCGGTGGCCTTGGGTAGATCCTGTTCCCAGCGGATACCAACACTGAGGACGGTGCCCAGGTCCTTGCCGTCGAGGGCCTCGTACTCGCAATGGCTCGAGAAGTGGTCCTCGACGGCTCGGTATGCGGTCTGCTCGTGCAGCAGTTTCGTCCCCGGACCGAGCAGCCTCTGCAACGACGCACGACTCGGCGTACCGTCCCAGCAAGGCTTCGCCGGCGCGCTCAGCGGCTTCGAGTCCGCCTTTCCGCCGCCCGCCGCAAGCCACACACCGAGGCCTCCGGCCACCACGGCCAACACAGCGGCGAGGGAGACGACCTTCCCCCGCATGGACATTCCTCTTGGCGACATGCTCGGCTACTCCGGAGGGTTGCGTTCGTAGTGGTCCTTGGCCTCACGGTGAAGTACCTTGCCGTGGTCCATACCTGCATCGGTCTGGTTGTCCACCATCCGACGCACGTTCGTGGGGTCGGCGCCGTCCGGAATCCCCGCTACCGCCAGACCATTACTTGATTGGTCGAGGGCGTTCTGCCGGGCATTGAACGAGCTTTCACCGGCGGTGTGCGCCGTCTCGGCGGAGGTGTTGCGCTGCGCGCTCTCGACCACCTCGCCGACGACCATCTCGGTGACACCGTTGATGACTTCCCCGGCGATCGGAACCCGTTCGGTGGCCAGCCCGACCGTCGACCCGAACACCGAGTTGAACATGTCGGCACGCTTCTGCAGCTG
The Streptomyces lunaelactis genome window above contains:
- a CDS encoding protein kinase domain-containing protein; translated protein: MNPLGTGDPLRLGPYRLLGVLGEGGMGKVYFGQDNSGRTAAVKVLRPELAHDQNLALRFVREAQMAQAVTSTGVARVLGAHTEGGRPWIATEFLTGPTLDQAIDAHGPFDDPTVRALAAAIARTLADIHTAGLVHRDLKPANIVLTSDGPRVIDFGIARPEHGLTLTTTGEVPVTPGYGAPEQVMGHRVGPPADVFSLGALLAYAASGQRAYDGGHVAAVQYEVVHGEPRLSHLPEHLRQLIAPCLAKDPALRPTPGQIAAAFAPPRGAERIWRHGPLAGDIKQRERTVHQLTTVVAAHGDPRRVSRRRLITALATGGAVIAAGGGSAAWWLRERETGQKPGPFAIPPAVRTPDARILSADKGDFVIGEAPTPLWGPMPVLAKDSPAPLPVRDVVVFGARAGGLAAHSVVDGKHRWTAPDVDAAALYCSLSDALIAAVDTKGSLVTFVASTGEPKWSAPAAEATTLLAADDEAVYVVTKSGRLRSIGRSDATVRWTARISGDLGPKARPRGAAAQGVLVVATLAGDVIAVDTADGRKKWDLPSQSAADGLRVVPKISGSTVYLNGRTWTARRIADGKELWKKTSTDAFDNVNAWGPSTVHGTTVYAAQGSYISGLNGKDGSEAWHGVTTGSVSVVLQGSSVWGVDNLNTGLGGVVAFDADSKKQVWTYPLTRRALHWITGDSNRIFVMDGAALIALPVF